The following DNA comes from Eleginops maclovinus isolate JMC-PN-2008 ecotype Puerto Natales chromosome 8, JC_Emac_rtc_rv5, whole genome shotgun sequence.
ACTTCATCTCTCAAAGTTTCTACTTTTAAAGTGAATTCAGTACAACCCCGTCTGACCACCATTAGTCAGAGCTCTGTTTTCCAGGTTACTATAGTAGTCACGTGAGATTCTCTGTTATACTAATTTGCATGTCATGAATTATTTACAGAGGTGTATAATTTCTGAGTGGAGGAgggcacacaaacaaaatggtGGGAGTATTCCTCCTCCTTGTGACCTACAGAGAGTGTTGACATTGTCAGATGTACTCCGGTATCTGCAGCTGTGGTTGGTGAGCCGTGGTGCGATTCACGCTCTCATGCCATCCCATAATGAGCACCAAAAGTCTAGGCTCTGTAAAAGGGGGCCAGGAGGCTAATTAATGTTGCTAGGCGACAAGGATATAATCCAGGTCGGGGGTACAAAGTTATTTCCTCAGCTCTGTGGTGGAAAATAACTAAGTGCGTTTAATTCACTACAATTATCTGACAGCTGTGGCTACCAGTTACTTAAAGattctaaatataaaatataatcaattatGATTGAATAAAGCAATATATAAAGTAGTAAGAAATAGTCAAACTTAAACCAGTGGTAATTAAAATGCTTACACATTATTGCACCTTTATTTTTAATCCAATGTCATAATTtatgatgcttatacttttaTACTTTACCTTGAGAATACATAGAAGTATTCACATAGTCACAGATCATTTCTATGCTGATAATTATTcacacttttactttattattatatctgagcacttcttccaTCACTGCCTCAGCCCAAGTGCTTACTCATGATAACGTCATCAGTGATGTCTGAGAAGCTTGATGTGAGAGCACAGCTGCTCAATATGATGTGATACATGTATGCCGCTTCCGCTCAATGCAAGCAAATCCTCTGCCGTTACACCTGTTTACCGATAACGATTCACTGATTGATGTTTAGAGGCTGAGTGAAGGCGGCTTTCAGAATGCAAACATAATTTGTTTGCTCTTTGCAAGTCCCACCTTGTAATAATGTGTCTTTTCCTTCCAACACATTGTCTAAAgtgactaaatacatttacccCTTAAGTAGTGTTTTGaggttcttgtacttgagcattCCCAtattactttgtacttcttctccacagtattatttatttaatcaccTTAGTTACTAGTAATTTCGCAGACTCAGATAAATTAATTATGGTCTATTTTTAAAAGATACAACTTATTGATCGCTGCAAAGAAATTCACCATCCTCCCATCTACGATAAAATTAGCCGCACCTTTGAAACGTAATTCTGATTCTTTGTGGATACACAtgttaatgcaggactttcacatgtaacatattttttgtatactGTAGCATTACTACCTCTACTTCAATCATcaattaagtaaaatatatttgtacttcTTCCCTCACTGGCTATAACTCTCCTTATACTTCCTGTTGCAGGTTGATCATGCAGCGGCAACCAATCAGCACCGACCCTTGTGGGCCCAACATGCAGCCTGGACCCTGTGTGTTCATCGGAGGTGGCCCTGGTTTACCTCGACAGCTCACAACCCAGGAACCAATGCTGGTCAGCCTATCAGAGGAGCTCAAGAAACAGTCTTCATTGAGCCCCATGCAAGCTGCCATTGCACCTGTGAGACTGACGGATGAAATGCAGTCAGGGCAGCCAAAGTCCGGCTCCACTGCAACGACACTGATGAGCATTAGCCGGCCGAGACCGACCGCTTTGGGAACAAAACCTGCTCATAAGTCTCCCAGAATCTTAGAGGACCTCTCAAAGGAAATAGATTTGATCCCAGTTTGTATCCCAGGACCTCATAGTGCCAACCTCACGTCGCATTCCCAGACAGAGGCCTCCCTCTGCCGCCACAGTCCTCAGAGCCCCCGCAGCCCTCAGTCTTTCACCGGCCAGCCTTACCTGAGCACCACCAACACCCTCAGCCCTCAGCCACAGAGAACCCCCTCCCCTGGGGGCTCCACACCAAGCCAAGAGCAGCCAGAGAACAATGACTTCAggtaaacatttatatatttctttatgcAGTGGTTAAAAGAAAGGATTCGgtaattgtttgtatttgtattgtaaatgtttcCTATTATGTCTGAATACAGCTGCAGTTAGCGGCTGTAAGGAAACTGATGTGTGCCAGACCATGTCACATGCATCAAGGCTGCCAAGAGTTTGTGAACCTGACAGAGTGACACAGCCACATTTTATTGGCAGACTTCCCAGAGGCATATTTTCCTTGTGatgctcactcacacacagcgaCTGCCTGTGTTAACTCAGTTTACATTTGTCCAATTTGTGTTGATATAAAGGATAAATGCATATTTAGTATTCAGATTCAGCCACTCATTCTCTCTCACTAAAACTTGTATCATTATATAGTAATACACCATACAAGTATATATTCAATTACATGTTAGCAGTTAATAGGGTTTTAAGTAGGTACACATCAATAATCAGATTTGTAATATTTAAGAGTTTTCTTCTGAATACCATATCAATGATTTATGTTGTGTGGGAAATTagatgtaaacattttaaaagtaaaatgttaattaagtATTTTGACCAATCAGCCAAATTGCAGATCTAAATATCAAAGTGTCTTTGAATGCCAAGGGTGAGTTTTTAAAGCAGCCtgtatttggaaataaaacatgataatgataattataCACGTTTTCACTTGTCAGTTTTCAAAGTAAGGCCacaaaatatttcacaatatataaatgcatgaaaaaccatgctaaaaataattaaaggcAGTTTTAGAtctacaaaagaaacacatttccttttactATACATTGATTTTCgtgttataatatattatactactgaaatcaattaaaaaatctTCACTGTTATAtgcctttgacattttttgtagtTAAAACTTTCAAAAACACCAACATTGTCCTTTAACTCCATTTAAAAGTAGTATATATGAACAGTATATCTTTTGCTTGAACTGTTTTAACGTGACTGCAGATTTTAAGAAttgaatcaaaagaaaatgaataggCAACTATTTGAATACTGATTAATCATTTGAGTCATTCTTCAAGTGAATATGCCAGATATTAGCTTCTTAAATGTCACAGTGTGTTGCTTTTCTTCTACAATAATTAACTGAATCTTTGTGGGATTTGAACTTTAGACATTAGTAGACATCACTAGGTATTTTGGGAACCTGAGTTTGACATTCTCAcaattttttgacattttaaagtcaattaaTACAAATGTCAGTCCAACCCTAGTGAGATGCTTGTTTATTTGATAAAATAGTGTTACTAGTGATTCTGAAGGACAGTTAGCTCCATCTATTTATCTTTtatagtgcacacacacacccacacacacacacacacacacacacacacacatgcctacacacacacacacacacacacacacacacacacacacacacacacacacacacacacacacacacacacacacacacaacacacatgcctacacacacaccttagcCATCTTCAAGGTACAAGGGGTGCTTAATTGTGCGTATCTTTTTTCTATATACAGCAACACTGATGGAAGCTATTTTCTCTGAGGATTATAGCACAGATTATGTCCTCTTACACCCTACATTATACAACATATAGTACTAAAATTTAATGCGGCATTTCCCATGCTTCTATCCTCTGAAAGGGTGTACATTGTCACGTGGAACGTGGGATCAGCTGTCCCGCCAGATGACATCACTTCTCTGTTCGGACCAAATGTTTCAGATGGGAGCGTTGACATGTTTATCATCGGGTAAGCAAGTTTTTCCGACAGTCTCAGCGCTGCCAGAGAGACAGCCGCGAGTGCCCACTCAGTCATCTGTGTTCATCTTGATGCGTCCCATCAATCTCATTTTTGTTATTGCTGTTGAATTCCGCTTGTTTATGACTTTTCTCTACTTTTCTGGCACCGCACAGACTCCAGGAAGTGAACTCCATGATAAACAAGCGGCTGAAGGATGCTCTTTTTTCAGACCAGTGGAGTGAGCGTTGCATGGACACACTCAGTCCTTTTGGATATGTTTTGGTCAGTAAATCTGCTCATAcaagataagacaagataatCCTTTATTAGTTCCACAGTTAAgacatttttgtatatattagCAGCAAGGTGGACAGTGCAACAGGAggcatcagtaaaaaaaaatcaagatcaAATAATTAGAAACTGTAAAGATATAATTGATAAAGAAAcagtaaatattcaaaataagaAAGTAGACAGACTGAATGATTGAATTCAAATGACTTCACctatgaaatacaaatatcacacattattaacattaatattattattgatatatGAGTTAAACTGTAGATTTTTGACTCATATCCTATTTATGCCATTTTAAAATCCAGTTCACCGTATTGATATATCCTTTTTTATCCGTTTAGGTGGCGTCCCAGCGTATGCAGggagtgctgctgctggttttctCCAAATTCTGCCACCTTCCATTCCTCAGAGGTGTGCAGACAGAGAGTACGCGCACAGGACTTGGGGGATATTGGGTACGTGCTTCAATTGTGAATTCTGAGATTTATTACGTTGCAACGTTGGTGGTGGGTTTCTATCAAAGGGGGGTAGGGTGTTAtaaggtggtgtgtgtgtgctccctcCTCTGCGTGCATGCGTGTATGCATGTGTgaccttcctgtgtgtgttgatgtcaGCATCACCCTTGCATGCTGCAGTCTCCTTCTCTTTGAGgtcagtgcagcagcagcaggctgtcTGGCTGTCTGGTGCTTTGATTCAGGGGCAGAAAAACATCCTGACTTTGTCCCTGAACACAGATAGAATCCAGGTAAgaataaatatgtaatacatAAGGGATCCATTTCACACCGTGTCCTCTGTctgcccttttttttctcactctaaGGGGAATAAAGGGGGCGTGAGTGCGAGGATGACGATGTTCGGCCACCCGGTGTGCTTTCTCAACTGTCACCTGCCCGCTCACATGAGGAACCTGGAGCAGCGCATGGAGGACTTTGAAAgcatcctgcagcagcagcagtttgaaGGAGGCACTGCCACGGGTGTCCTGGACCACGAGTGGGTGACATTtgaatttaataaatgaagCTTAAGATTGATTacccataaaaaaaatgtaaacattcgttcaaaaaatagatttattcaaaccaaaTTTGCTCaccaataataaataaatatttgggtCGGCATTTTGCATGATTGAGTCTCATTATTTGACCTTTAATGTGTCTTTGGTTTTAagtaattcatttaatttgaccAATAATGTTACAGCTTTCTTGGAGTAGCACCgaacataaaatacaattagaTATTCAATAGAACTTTACAATAAAAAcgttcatttttaaaatgaaaatgtattctgtgtttttttctgtccccagtgttgttttttggtttggGGATTTAAATTTTCGTATTGAGGACTATGACATCCATGTGGTGAAATGTGCCATCGAGAGCAGTAAGCTTCCTCTTCTGTTGGAGCGAGATCAGGTGAGGCAACATTTCCCCctacaaatatgaataatttTAGAAGGTTTTACACCAGCTGTTTGTCTCTAAATCACCAACTGAAACCAACAGAGGGCACTGATTCTCACCTCGTCTGTCTTCTCTACAGCTGAACATGGCTAAAAACACAGAATCTGTCCTTGAAGGCTTCCTTGAGGGACCTTTAAATTTTCCTCCCACTTATAAGTTTGATGTGGGCACTCATACGTACGACACCAGGTTGGTCCAGTCGCCAAACTCACTCCATcaattttattttccatcagCAAAACAGAAGCCGTCCACTCTGACATTCAGCTCCTCTTTGACTCTTATTTTTTCAGTGCAAAGAAGAGGAAACCGGCCTGGACAGATCGCATCCTCTGGCGCACTCGTCGCACCGGCTCCCCAGTTCCTACCCACAatgcagcactgcagcgggGTCTGACCTCGTGGCTGGGTGGAGTGACTAAAGTGACACAACATGTGTACCGAAGTCACATGGGCTACACCATCAGCGACCACAAGCCTGTTTCTGCCGTGTTTTCACTGCATGTGAGCCGATATTCCCTCAAATGTTTCTTATCTTGTCTAAATTTAAAGCACTCTTTGTATAGcttgcttatttttttctttagagggATAGTTCAGTCAGAATGATGGGTACCAGAGCAAAGCAATGTATTTCTATGGACAGGGGCAGCAGCAAAACACCCTAAACAACAGTATCAGTTCAAGTTTAAGCTATACTTTCTTTAATTCAGAGGTTTGTCTTGCTGTCAGACAACCCTTTTTTCCAAATCTCAAGTCAATTTAAAATCCATCAGTGCTCTTTTCAAAGCCACCATTGACAAAACCAGTAATTTTACCTCGTAGAATACAGGAGTGCCTGGTTTACTGCTACCttgacaaatatgttttttgtgtcACTTGAATCTTAACTAACCCTATTAAACACTAACATCATCATCgataatataaaatgattaaatgataACACTAACCCTATACCCTTGAAATGgttaaaacatcaacaacaatcTAAATATAGATTATACTTAAACTGATATAGGTTTGTTAAGGAGGGCTTGTACCCATAGCAGAACGTTTCTTTTCTTCCAAGCTACTAGTACTGCTGTGTATTTCTCCAAACTTGTTGCATGCCAACAGTCATTCACTTACTAAGGATGAGTACCTTATCCAACCCCACTTCCAATCCAATCcaaactgtccctttaatgtCTCTTTCTGCTAGTTCCCATTCAAGGTGGATATGCCCCTGGTGGAGCTGCAGGTAAACAAGGTGTGGTGTAAAGTCTCAGAAGCTACAGTTCGATTCACAGTTGCATCGAATTATCAGCGAAGCTCGTGGGACTGGGTAGCAATATACAAGGTAACATTACGATTGTTTTTGGTCAAAAGCTCGTGAAAATTTCGATGTGATTGAATGCCCAGTTCAAGCATTTGAAATGATGTCCAT
Coding sequences within:
- the LOC134868014 gene encoding inositol polyphosphate 5-phosphatase K; the encoded protein is MQRQPISTDPCGPNMQPGPCVFIGGGPGLPRQLTTQEPMLVSLSEELKKQSSLSPMQAAIAPVRLTDEMQSGQPKSGSTATTLMSISRPRPTALGTKPAHKSPRILEDLSKEIDLIPVCIPGPHSANLTSHSQTEASLCRHSPQSPRSPQSFTGQPYLSTTNTLSPQPQRTPSPGGSTPSQEQPENNDFRVYIVTWNVGSAVPPDDITSLFGPNVSDGSVDMFIIGLQEVNSMINKRLKDALFSDQWSERCMDTLSPFGYVLVASQRMQGVLLLVFSKFCHLPFLRGVQTESTRTGLGGYWGNKGGVSARMTMFGHPVCFLNCHLPAHMRNLEQRMEDFESILQQQQFEGGTATGVLDHDVVFWFGDLNFRIEDYDIHVVKCAIESSKLPLLLERDQLNMAKNTESVLEGFLEGPLNFPPTYKFDVGTHTYDTSAKKRKPAWTDRILWRTRRTGSPVPTHNAALQRGLTSWLGGVTKVTQHVYRSHMGYTISDHKPVSAVFSLHFPFKVDMPLVELQVNKVWCKVSEATVRFTVASNYQRSSWDWVAIYKVGFRHHKDYQAYIWAKGEHATQVTFSEEDLPRDDGEYILGYYSNNMNTIVGLSTPIQIKIPIYSPTVHRSSSSDVSSEDDSTLVLLAPCSRSPSPKNGKHHHHHHHRHRRSRSPALPALSSNPLPSLQGLSLCPRSKEGQTLSPSSAAKKERLVSPDTVLSPTISPLTPRSPVSPGGGVTAPEALIAAILGEHRPAQVSPTGVKHIGKTGKTDT